The window AAAATAACCATACAAAACTTAAAAGATTAAAGCCATAAAAATGGCAGAATCTCAAGACCCCAAAACCTCTAATCAGAACCCGAAACCCCCTGTCCAACTACCGCCGGAGCCTCCAATTGAACTGAACAACAATGGAAGCTCGAATTCGGGTCAAAGGATCCACTATCCCAACCCACCTGAGAAAGTAAACCCGGATACAACAACTTTAAGGGATCAATGGAGGTTTGCAATTAGGCAATACAGCA of the Amaranthus tricolor cultivar Red isolate AtriRed21 chromosome 6, ASM2621246v1, whole genome shotgun sequence genome contains:
- the LOC130816145 gene encoding uncharacterized protein LOC130816145, which translates into the protein MAESQDPKTSNQNPKPPVQLPPEPPIELNNNGSSNSGQRIHYPNPPEKVNPDTTTLRDQWRFAIRQYSKWYSHAWGTAIFAGGAFFALGWIIKGGNPLPSKDPHLSKSQVSSSKHDD